The Arachis hypogaea cultivar Tifrunner chromosome 16, arahy.Tifrunner.gnm2.J5K5, whole genome shotgun sequence genome contains a region encoding:
- the LOC112754428 gene encoding type IV inositol polyphosphate 5-phosphatase 7 isoform X3, which yields MRDENSKKSKLSWPKTLVKKWFNIKCKTDNFQADDEVDDDVLYQGIDEERKSNYSEKEACTIKKSKTDKPSRRFSDRIHGGKNDLDQAQITEVYNYRIFVATWNVAGKSPPSYLNLEDWLHTSPPADIYVLGFQEIVPLNAGNILGTEDNGPARKWLALIRKTLNSLPGTSGGCHTPSPLSDPIIEIEADFEGSMRQKTTSFLHRRSFQSLSHSMKMDSDISLPQPSFDRRLSVCDRMIYAHRPSDYRWGSSDDENGAGDSPVTASYSPVQYSGCFPMEDVEKQTGQPRYCLVASKQMVGIFLTVWVKSDIRDYIHSLKVSSVGRGLMGYLGNKGSISISMSLHQTSFCFICSHLTSGQKDGDELRRNLDVMEILRKTRFPLVQGTSDQYSPQTILEHDRIIWLGDLNYRVALSYRAAKALVEMHNWKDLLENDQLRIEQRQGRVFEGWNEGKIYFPPTYKYSNNSDRYAGDGRHSKQKRTPA from the exons ATGAGAGATGAGAACTCCAAGAAAAGCAAG CTTTCATGGCCCAAGACATTGGTCAAGAAGTGGTTCAATATCAAGTGCAAAACTGATAACTTTCAAGCAGATGATGAAGTTGATGATGATGTCCTTTATCAAG GTATTGATGAAGAGAGGAAGAGCAACTATTCAGAGAAGGAGGCATGCACCATCAAAAAAAGCAAAACAG ATAAACCAAGCAGAAGATTCTCAGACAGAATTCATGGAGGTAAGAATGACCTTGATCAAGCTCAGATTACAGAAGTGTATAATTATAG AATCTTTGTTGCCACTTGGAATGTAGCAGGGAAGTCACCTCCAAGTTATTTGAACCTTGAAGATTGGCTTCACACCTCTCCACCCGCTGATATCTATGTTCTTGG GTTTCAAGAAATTGTACCTCTTAATGCTGGTAACATTTTGGGAACAGAAGACAATGGCCCTGCAAGGAAATGGCTTGCACTTATTAGGAAGACCCTTAACAGTCTTCCAGGAACAAGTGGTGGATGCCACACTCCATCACCACTCTCTGATCCTATTATAGAGATTGAAGCTGATTTTGAGGGATCAATGAGGCAGAAGACAACCTCTTTCCTCCATAGAAGGTCTTTTCAATCCTTGAGTCATAGTATGAAAATGGATAGTGACATCTCACTGCCACAACCGAGCTTTGATCGGCGTCTCAGCGTCTGTGATAGAATGATATATGCTCACAGGCCTAGTGACTACCGATGGGGTTCTTCAGATGATGAAAATGGAGCTGGGGACTCCCCAGTTACGGCATCCTATTCGCCAGTGCAATATAGCGGTTGTTTCCCTATGGAGGATGTTGAGAAGCAGACAGGGCAACCGAGATATTGTTTGGTTGCTAGTAAGCAAATGGTGGGGATATTTCTAACAGTTTGGGTGAAAAGTGATATCAGAGATTATATTCACAGCTTGAAGGTGTCTTCTGTTGGCAGAGGTTTGATGGGATATCTTGGAAACAAG GGTTCAATATCAATTAGCATGTCTTTGCACCAAACAAGCTTTTGTTTCATCTGTAGTCATTTGACTTCAGGGCAAAAGGATGGTGATGAGCTAAGGAGAAACTTAGATGTAATGGAAATTCTGAGAAAGACAAGGTTTCCCCTTGTCCAAGGCACGAGCGACCAGTATTCGCCTCAGACAATTCTGGAACACGA CCGAATAATTTGGCTGGGGGATTTAAATTATCGGGTAGCCCTTTCTTATCGTGCGGCGAAAGCTCTTGTTGAGATGCATAACTGGAAGGACTTGTTAGAGAATGATCAA CTGCGAATAGAGCAGAGGCAAGGTCGAGTATTCGAAGGATGGAACGAAGGGAAAATATACTTCCCTCCCACATACAAGTATTCAAACAACTCAGACAGGTATGCAGGAGATGGAAGACATTCAAAACAAAAGAGAACTCCAGCATG A
- the LOC112754428 gene encoding type IV inositol polyphosphate 5-phosphatase 7 isoform X1 — MRDENSKKSKLSWPKTLVKKWFNIKCKTDNFQADDEVDDDVLYQGIDEERKSNYSEKEACTIKKSKTDKPSRRFSDRIHGGKNDLDQAQITEVYNYRIFVATWNVAGKSPPSYLNLEDWLHTSPPADIYVLGFQEIVPLNAGNILGTEDNGPARKWLALIRKTLNSLPGTSGGCHTPSPLSDPIIEIEADFEGSMRQKTTSFLHRRSFQSLSHSMKMDSDISLPQPSFDRRLSVCDRMIYAHRPSDYRWGSSDDENGAGDSPVTASYSPVQYSGCFPMEDVEKQTGQPRYCLVASKQMVGIFLTVWVKSDIRDYIHSLKVSSVGRGLMGYLGNKGSISISMSLHQTSFCFICSHLTSGQKDGDELRRNLDVMEILRKTRFPLVQGTSDQYSPQTILEHDRIIWLGDLNYRVALSYRAAKALVEMHNWKDLLENDQLRIEQRQGRVFEGWNEGKIYFPPTYKYSNNSDRYAGDGRHSKQKRTPAWCDRILWHGRGLHQLSYVRGESRFSDHRPVYSIFSAEVDQRSSSYSN, encoded by the exons ATGAGAGATGAGAACTCCAAGAAAAGCAAG CTTTCATGGCCCAAGACATTGGTCAAGAAGTGGTTCAATATCAAGTGCAAAACTGATAACTTTCAAGCAGATGATGAAGTTGATGATGATGTCCTTTATCAAG GTATTGATGAAGAGAGGAAGAGCAACTATTCAGAGAAGGAGGCATGCACCATCAAAAAAAGCAAAACAG ATAAACCAAGCAGAAGATTCTCAGACAGAATTCATGGAGGTAAGAATGACCTTGATCAAGCTCAGATTACAGAAGTGTATAATTATAG AATCTTTGTTGCCACTTGGAATGTAGCAGGGAAGTCACCTCCAAGTTATTTGAACCTTGAAGATTGGCTTCACACCTCTCCACCCGCTGATATCTATGTTCTTGG GTTTCAAGAAATTGTACCTCTTAATGCTGGTAACATTTTGGGAACAGAAGACAATGGCCCTGCAAGGAAATGGCTTGCACTTATTAGGAAGACCCTTAACAGTCTTCCAGGAACAAGTGGTGGATGCCACACTCCATCACCACTCTCTGATCCTATTATAGAGATTGAAGCTGATTTTGAGGGATCAATGAGGCAGAAGACAACCTCTTTCCTCCATAGAAGGTCTTTTCAATCCTTGAGTCATAGTATGAAAATGGATAGTGACATCTCACTGCCACAACCGAGCTTTGATCGGCGTCTCAGCGTCTGTGATAGAATGATATATGCTCACAGGCCTAGTGACTACCGATGGGGTTCTTCAGATGATGAAAATGGAGCTGGGGACTCCCCAGTTACGGCATCCTATTCGCCAGTGCAATATAGCGGTTGTTTCCCTATGGAGGATGTTGAGAAGCAGACAGGGCAACCGAGATATTGTTTGGTTGCTAGTAAGCAAATGGTGGGGATATTTCTAACAGTTTGGGTGAAAAGTGATATCAGAGATTATATTCACAGCTTGAAGGTGTCTTCTGTTGGCAGAGGTTTGATGGGATATCTTGGAAACAAG GGTTCAATATCAATTAGCATGTCTTTGCACCAAACAAGCTTTTGTTTCATCTGTAGTCATTTGACTTCAGGGCAAAAGGATGGTGATGAGCTAAGGAGAAACTTAGATGTAATGGAAATTCTGAGAAAGACAAGGTTTCCCCTTGTCCAAGGCACGAGCGACCAGTATTCGCCTCAGACAATTCTGGAACACGA CCGAATAATTTGGCTGGGGGATTTAAATTATCGGGTAGCCCTTTCTTATCGTGCGGCGAAAGCTCTTGTTGAGATGCATAACTGGAAGGACTTGTTAGAGAATGATCAA CTGCGAATAGAGCAGAGGCAAGGTCGAGTATTCGAAGGATGGAACGAAGGGAAAATATACTTCCCTCCCACATACAAGTATTCAAACAACTCAGACAGGTATGCAGGAGATGGAAGACATTCAAAACAAAAGAGAACTCCAGCATG GTGTGATAGAATCTTATGGCATGGGAGAGGCCTTCACCAATTATCTTATGTTCGTGGGGAGTCAAGATTCTCTGATCATAGACCTGTGTATAGCATATTC
- the LOC112754428 gene encoding type IV inositol polyphosphate 5-phosphatase 7 isoform X2 gives MRDENSKKSKLSWPKTLVKKWFNIKCKTDNFQADDEVDDDVLYQGIDEERKSNYSEKEACTIKKSKTDKPSRRFSDRIHGGKNDLDQAQITEVYNYRIFVATWNVAGKSPPSYLNLEDWLHTSPPADIYVLGFQEIVPLNAGNILGTEDNGPARKWLALIRKTLNSLPGTSGGCHTPSPLSDPIIEIEADFEGSMRQKTTSFLHRRSFQSLSHSMKMDSDISLPQPSFDRRLSVCDRMIYAHRPSDYRWGSSDDENGAGDSPVTASYSPVQYSGCFPMEDVEKQTGQPRYCLVASKQMVGIFLTVWVKSDIRDYIHSLKVSSVGRGLMGYLGNKGSISISMSLHQTSFCFICSHLTSGQKDGDELRRNLDVMEILRKTRFPLVQGTSDQYSPQTILEHDRIIWLGDLNYRVALSYRAAKALVEMHNWKDLLENDQLRIEQRQGRVFEGWNEGKIYFPPTYKYSNNSDRCDRILWHGRGLHQLSYVRGESRFSDHRPVYSIFSAEVDQRSSSYSN, from the exons ATGAGAGATGAGAACTCCAAGAAAAGCAAG CTTTCATGGCCCAAGACATTGGTCAAGAAGTGGTTCAATATCAAGTGCAAAACTGATAACTTTCAAGCAGATGATGAAGTTGATGATGATGTCCTTTATCAAG GTATTGATGAAGAGAGGAAGAGCAACTATTCAGAGAAGGAGGCATGCACCATCAAAAAAAGCAAAACAG ATAAACCAAGCAGAAGATTCTCAGACAGAATTCATGGAGGTAAGAATGACCTTGATCAAGCTCAGATTACAGAAGTGTATAATTATAG AATCTTTGTTGCCACTTGGAATGTAGCAGGGAAGTCACCTCCAAGTTATTTGAACCTTGAAGATTGGCTTCACACCTCTCCACCCGCTGATATCTATGTTCTTGG GTTTCAAGAAATTGTACCTCTTAATGCTGGTAACATTTTGGGAACAGAAGACAATGGCCCTGCAAGGAAATGGCTTGCACTTATTAGGAAGACCCTTAACAGTCTTCCAGGAACAAGTGGTGGATGCCACACTCCATCACCACTCTCTGATCCTATTATAGAGATTGAAGCTGATTTTGAGGGATCAATGAGGCAGAAGACAACCTCTTTCCTCCATAGAAGGTCTTTTCAATCCTTGAGTCATAGTATGAAAATGGATAGTGACATCTCACTGCCACAACCGAGCTTTGATCGGCGTCTCAGCGTCTGTGATAGAATGATATATGCTCACAGGCCTAGTGACTACCGATGGGGTTCTTCAGATGATGAAAATGGAGCTGGGGACTCCCCAGTTACGGCATCCTATTCGCCAGTGCAATATAGCGGTTGTTTCCCTATGGAGGATGTTGAGAAGCAGACAGGGCAACCGAGATATTGTTTGGTTGCTAGTAAGCAAATGGTGGGGATATTTCTAACAGTTTGGGTGAAAAGTGATATCAGAGATTATATTCACAGCTTGAAGGTGTCTTCTGTTGGCAGAGGTTTGATGGGATATCTTGGAAACAAG GGTTCAATATCAATTAGCATGTCTTTGCACCAAACAAGCTTTTGTTTCATCTGTAGTCATTTGACTTCAGGGCAAAAGGATGGTGATGAGCTAAGGAGAAACTTAGATGTAATGGAAATTCTGAGAAAGACAAGGTTTCCCCTTGTCCAAGGCACGAGCGACCAGTATTCGCCTCAGACAATTCTGGAACACGA CCGAATAATTTGGCTGGGGGATTTAAATTATCGGGTAGCCCTTTCTTATCGTGCGGCGAAAGCTCTTGTTGAGATGCATAACTGGAAGGACTTGTTAGAGAATGATCAA CTGCGAATAGAGCAGAGGCAAGGTCGAGTATTCGAAGGATGGAACGAAGGGAAAATATACTTCCCTCCCACATACAAGTATTCAAACAACTCAGACAG GTGTGATAGAATCTTATGGCATGGGAGAGGCCTTCACCAATTATCTTATGTTCGTGGGGAGTCAAGATTCTCTGATCATAGACCTGTGTATAGCATATTC